Below is a window of Candidatus Tectomicrobia bacterium DNA.
CTGGCGCCCCCGGCCGCCGCCCAGGCCACGCCCGGCACGGTGAGCGCCGCCATCCTCTCGCAGCTCGAGCGGATCGAGCGGAAGCTCGACCGCCTCCTGAACGCGCAGTCGGCGGGCCCGGCCCAGGACAAGGAGAAGAGCCTCGAGGAGGGCCAGTGCATCGATCTCTCCGGCTCCGGCATCCTCTTCACCTCGCTCTGGGCGATGGGCAAGGGCTGGTTCCTGAAGCTTGTGGTGGACGTCCCCGAGCCCCAGGGCTTCTCCGTCGTGGCGCTGGGCCGCGTGGTGCGGGTGGACCAGGAGCCGAACGGCAACCTCTACGTCACCGCCTGCCAGTTCGACTCGATCCACGAGGAAGACCGCGAGGAGCTCATCGCCTATATCTTCAAGCGTCACCGCGAGCTCGCCCAGAAGCGGCGGGGCCAGGACGAGCCGGAAGGCGCTGAGACGGACCAGATCTAGCGGAGGCTCCATGGCGGAGGAGAAGTTCGAGGAACTGGGCAAGGAAAGCGGGCAGAAGCGCACCGCGGCGCGGACCGAGGAACGCTTTCCCGTGGAATTCGAGCGCATCTCCGAAAGCGACGCCCGCGGCCTAGAGCGGGCCTACCTCGCCAAGCGCACCGCGGAGCGCGAGGACCTCGCCGGCGGGGGGGACAACCTGGGCGACCAGTTCAGCTCCATGGGCGCCTCCCAGGCCCAGATCCAGATGTTCCAGCAGACGGTGCGGCTCATCCGCCAGCTCGAGGACAAGGTGGACCAGCTCTACGCCGCCGTCACCGGCAGGGAGATGAGCCAGGCCAAGCGCCTGAAGGCCATGTGCATCGACCTCTCCTCCGGCGGCATGCGGTTCATCACGGCCGTCCCCCTGAACAAGGGTGACCACCTGAAGATCGTCATCCCGCTGCCGCCCCTCCACCCCGTCACCGTGAGCGCCATCGGAAAGGTGGTCAAGAACGGCGAGGTGCGGCTCGCGTCGGGGAAGAAGGCGTGCGAGGCGGCCATCCAGTTCACCGCCATCAACGAGCAGGACCAAGAAGAGATCGTCGCCTACAGCTTCAAGCGCCAGCGCGAGGTGGCTTACAAGGTCGTCGCGCCCGCGGAGGGGGAAGAGGGAGAGAACTGACCCCTCCGCTCTGGTCTCCGCCACCCTTACAACCCAACGAACCGCCCCCCGCCGCGGCGCCCGCGCCGCGCCCGGGCGCGGGAGAACCGCCGATGCCCACCGTCCGGATCGAGAACCACGGCGTGGAATACGAGGCCGAGAAGGGCTGGAACCTCCTGGAGTGCGACCTCGTCCGGGAGATTGACCATCCCCACGACTGCGGGGGCAACTGTGCCTGCTCGACGTGCAAGGTCGTGGTGGTCTCGGGGGGCGACAGCCTCTCCGCCCAGGGCGAGGACGAGCGCGACACCCTCGACGCCTACGGCTGGGACCCGGACGCCTACCGCCTCGCCTGCCAGTGCGTCATCGAGAAGGACGGCCCCATCGTCATCCGGATGCCCGATCCGGAGTAATCCCCCGCCGCTCCGCCCGGTCCCAGGCCCGCAGCACCGCGTCGAAGGGCACCGCCCCCTTGCGCAGGAGCGCAGGGCGCTCCCCCCGCAGGTCCGCCACGGTGGAAGGGGGCCTTTCGTCCAGGAAGCCGCCGTCCAGGAGAAGGGAAATCCGCGGCCCGAAGCGGATGACGAGGGCGGAGGGA
It encodes the following:
- a CDS encoding PilZ domain-containing protein codes for the protein MADDLFREQFQESFGKRGVADRSYTRVPVSFPIRFMPVSKEEAEKLRQAYAQRPSRERGETVSLAPPAAAQATPGTVSAAILSQLERIERKLDRLLNAQSAGPAQDKEKSLEEGQCIDLSGSGILFTSLWAMGKGWFLKLVVDVPEPQGFSVVALGRVVRVDQEPNGNLYVTACQFDSIHEEDREELIAYIFKRHRELAQKRRGQDEPEGAETDQI
- a CDS encoding PilZ domain-containing protein gives rise to the protein MAEEKFEELGKESGQKRTAARTEERFPVEFERISESDARGLERAYLAKRTAEREDLAGGGDNLGDQFSSMGASQAQIQMFQQTVRLIRQLEDKVDQLYAAVTGREMSQAKRLKAMCIDLSSGGMRFITAVPLNKGDHLKIVIPLPPLHPVTVSAIGKVVKNGEVRLASGKKACEAAIQFTAINEQDQEEIVAYSFKRQREVAYKVVAPAEGEEGEN
- a CDS encoding (2Fe-2S)-binding protein, giving the protein MPTVRIENHGVEYEAEKGWNLLECDLVREIDHPHDCGGNCACSTCKVVVVSGGDSLSAQGEDERDTLDAYGWDPDAYRLACQCVIEKDGPIVIRMPDPE